Proteins from a genomic interval of Sparus aurata chromosome 21, fSpaAur1.1, whole genome shotgun sequence:
- the per2 gene encoding period circadian protein homolog 2 isoform X1, translating to MSEDSDLKPFRFPVLEDKAGASGCSSMARGSSGCSSMAQLHRMGGYSQGGPDLGLPSEGSDSSGHDTSASPHNHRKNARSRSLREEDVEMKSSGSSGSGTESHGNESHGNESHGNESHGHESSGSSNGNSKDSALLESSESNKSSNSHSPSPPSSSNAFSLLSSEQDNPSTSGCSSQESAKAKTQKEMIKTLKELKLHLPAEKRHNNKSTTLNTLKYALRCVKQVEANEEYYQLQMINDSQPSGLDVSSYTIEEIDSITSEYTLKNNDIFAVAVSLNTGRIVYISDQAASILHCKRDVFKNTKFVEFLTPQDVSVFYSFTTPYRLPSWSMCTGAESSPSDCMQEKSFFCRISGGKECEGNLKYYPFRMTPYLMKVQDTVHAEDQFCCLLLAERVHSGYDAPRIPTDKRIFTTTHTPSCVFQDVDERAVPLLGYLPQDLIGTPVLLHLHPNDRPIMLGIHKKILQYAGQPFDHSSIRFCARNGEYIILDTSWSSFVNPWSRKVSFVIGRHKVRTGPVNEDVFVAPTSTLVEMKNMDSDIQEVTEQIHRLLLQPVHNSGSSGYGSLSRNDHILGMTSSSESLENGHGSKMQQVEEEVSDKARPRTFQEICKGIHLQKSQEQQTTKPHHKKSGGIESVQKSSAVVRPKDSAAPLSLRDTEVTMEESRSSIQEEMPFIDQTGCSYQQISCLDSVVRYLESCNVPITMKRKCQSSSNTTSSNSDDGKQKGSDSMQASEEPALLKDQSGLSALDVRDKKSSDAATAVVGTSLPLPVPNKPESVVSITSQCSYSSTIVHVGDKKPQPESEIIEDVPGTGETVESVHNIWAPPLSAVSPACQERESYKRLGLTKQVLAAHTQKEEQAFLYRFKEHRGLTALRANCSQYLERQRGQMASDSAPAARSLKPGAEPTTRRGTRIKRSKSKRAKQIESSDSTVSRHGRQQLRPPRLNYGLNPTSWSPSETSQSTFPMAYPSVMPGYPLQVYPRDSSAATHTEATLQGCREDQVPRAPPCPSSIHAPPYTAPMVTAPMVTAPMVTTPMVTTPMVTPIVALVLPNYVYPPVATGLPPPQPVFHADTGGFPTQTQPFCQAPFPVQVPFTAPPSFSVQNQFNSQNQFAPQAGYVTPSFFFPPSSETPKAQVEGQSRSSTPQSGGVGGPASPPLFQSRCSSPLNLLELELSVDRQDSTALSSGGQGNNMAEREKGASGSQAKERDLKQPSLSVLGPPGPLYCEGTSCVCERLSWDKVFSRLRACSKEASSRGDGNNSDVNSLSSDMLDIILHEDSCSGTGSATSGSMGSRSNGCGTSASGTSNSGTSQSRTSGSRGSASGTSGSGTGSNNSSNYFGSVDSSQNSQKVNGHSEGRPMEMEQSDHYINDIQRVLQEDREKLRLLHKSQPRFSEEQKKELFEVHPWMKNGGLPKAIDIKVCACCEGASEAAAAAAVVEAAEDQPDLDIADTDTEEVGCQQRPGEEPTNTVVISCHSPSLGTTSETINC from the exons ATGTCAGAAGATTCAGACCTCAAGCCCTTTCGCTTCCCGGTGCTGGAGGATAAGGCCGGAGCCTCAGGGTGCAGCTCCATGGCAAGGGGGTCCTCAGGGTGCAGCTCCATGGCACAGCTGCACCGGATGGGTGGCTACAGCCAAGGCGGGCCTGACCTCGGCCTCCCATCGGAGGGCAGCGACAGCAGCGGGCACGACACTTCTGCCTCACCACACAACCATCGCAAGAACGCACGCTCCCGATCGCTCCGCGAGGAGGACGTGGAGATGAAGAGCAGTGGGTCCAGTGGGAGTGGAACTGAATCACACGGCAATGAAAGCCACGGCAACGAGAGTCATGGCAACGAGAGCCACGGGCATGAGTCATCAGGGAGCTCCAATGGCAACAGTAAAGACTCAGCACTTCTTGAGTCCTCTGAAAGCAACAAGAG CTCCAACTCCCACAGTCCATCTCCTCCCAGCAGCTCAAATGCCTTCAGTCTGCTGAGCTCAGAGCAGGACAACCCATCAACCAGCGGCTGCAG TAGTCAAGAGTCCGCCAAAGCCAAGACTCAGAAGGAGATGATTAAAACTCTGAAGGAGCTGAAGCTTCACCTGCCCGCTGAGAAGAGACACAATAACAAGTCGACCACATTGAACACCCTCAAGTATGCGCTGCGCTGTGTCAAGCAGGTGGAAG CCAATGAGGAGTATTACCAGCTGCAGATGATCAATGACAGTCAGCCCTCAGGCCTGGATGTATCCTCTTACACGATAGAGGAGATAGACAGCATAACTTCTGAATACACTCTCAAAAACAAT GACATTTTTGCAGTCGCGGTGTCTCTCAACACGGGAAGGATAGTCTACATTTCCGATCAGGCTGCCTCCATCCTCCACTGTAAGAGAGATGTGTTCAAGAACACCAAGTTTGTGGAGTTCCTGACGCCGCAGGACGTCAGTGTGTTTTACAGCTTCACAACGCCTTACCGCCTGCCCTCCTGGAGCATGTGCACTGGAGCAG AGTCATCACCGTCTGACTGCATGCAGGAGAAATCCTTTTTCTGTCGTATCAG TGGTGGGAAGGAGTGCGAGGGGAATCTGAAGTACTATCCGTTCCGTATGACGCCCTACCTGATGAAGGTCCAAGACACTGTGCATGCTGAAGACCAGttctgctgcctcctgctggcTGAGAGAGTCCACTCTGGTTACGATG CACCCAGAATTCCAACAGACAAACGCATCTTCACCACCACGCACACTCCTagttgtgtgtttcaggatgtgGATGAGAG GGCAGTCCCTCTCCTCGGGTACCTCCCCCAGGACCTGATTGGCACACcagtcctcctccacctgcatcCCAATGACCGGCCCATTATGTTGGGTATTCACAAAAAGA TCCTTCAGTACGCAGGGCAACCGTTTGACCATTCGTCCATCCGCTTCTGTGCACGAAATGGCGAATACATCATCCTTGACACCAGCTGGTCCAGTTTCGTTAACCCCTGGAGCCGCAAGGTCTCCTTTGTTATTGGGAGACACAAAGTGCGCAC GGGCCCTGTGAATGAAGATGTTTTCGTAGCCCCGACCTCGACTTTGGTCGAGATGAAGAACATGGACTCTGACATCCAGGAGGTTACTGAGCAGATCCATCGGCTCCTGCTTCAG CCGGTTCATAACAGTGGCTCCAGTGGCTACGGCAGCCTGAGCAGAAATGACCACATTCTGGGCATGACCTCTTCTAGCGAGAGCCTGGAAAACGGCCACGGGAGCAAAATGCAAcaagtggaggaggaagtgagcGACAAAGCCAGACCT CGAACGTTTCAGGAAATCTGTAAAGGAATTCACCTTCAGAAGAGCCAGGAGCAGCAGACAACCAAACCACACCACAAGAAAAGCGGCGGCA TAGAGTCCGTACAGAAGAGCTCAGCGGTGGTGCGGCCCAAAGACTCAGCAGCTCCCCTCAGCTTGAGGGACACGGAGGTCACAATGGAGGAGAGTAGGTCCTCTATTCAGGAGGAGATGCCATTCATTGATCAGACCGGCTGCTCCTACCAGCAGATCAGCTGTCTGGACAGTGTTGTCAG GTACTTGGAGAGCTGTAATGTTCCCATCACCATGAAAAGGAAGTGCCAGTCTTCCTCTAACACCACGTCATCTAACTCAGATGACGGCAAGCAGAAGGGATCTGACAGCATGCAGGCGTCTGAAG AACCAGCCCTGTTGAAGGATCAGTCTGGTCTCTCCGCTTTGGATGTTCGAGACAAAAAGTCCAGTGACGCTGCCACAGCGGTAGTGGGCACCTCGCTGCCCCTACCTGTACCTAACAAACCAGAAAGCGTGGTGTCCATAACCAGCCAGTGTAGCTACAGTAGCACCATAGTGCATGTTGGGGACAAGAAACCTCAGCCCGAGTCAG AGATCATAGAGGATGTCCCGGGGACAGGAGAGACGGTAGAGTCCGTCCACAACATCTGGgctcctcctctttctgctgTTTCCCCTGCCTGTCAGGAGAGGGAGTCCTACAAGAGGCTGGGCTTGACCAAGCAGGTTCTGGCAGCCCATACGCAGAAGGAGGAGCAGGCCTTTCTGTATCGCTTCAAGGAGCATCGCGGACTCACAGCACTCAGGGCAAACTGCTCTCAGTACCTGGAGCGTCAGAGAGGACAGATGGCCAGCGATT CTGCACCAGCCGCTCGCTCTCTCAAGCCGGGTGCCGAGCCCACAACGCGGCGGGGCACACGTATTAAGAGGAGCAAGTCAAAGAGAGCAAAGCAGATCGAGTCCTCGGACAGCACGGTGTCTCGTCACGGGCGACAGCAGCTGCGGCCTCCTCGTCTTAACTACGGACTCAACCCGACCTCTTGGTCTCCCTCTGAAACATCGCAGTCAACTTTCCCCATGGCCTACCCCTCCGTGATGCCCGGCTATCCCCTCCAGGTTTACCCCAGAGACAGCTCCGCAGCTACCCACACAGAAGCCACTCTACAAGGCTGTAGAGAGGATCAGGTCCCCCGTGCTCCACCCTGTCCGTCGTCCATCCATGCGCCTCCCTACACCGCCCCCATGGTCACCGCACCCATGGTCACCGCACCCATGGTCACCACACCCATGGTCACCACACCCATGGTCACCCCCATTGTGGCTCTAGTGCTGCCCAACTATGTGTACCCTCCAGTGGCCACTGGACTGCCACCCCCACAGCCAGTGTTCCACGCAGACACTGGTGGCTTCCCCACCCAAACACAGCCTTTTTGTCAGGCTCCCTTCCCAGTCCAGGTCCCCTTCACAGCTCCTCCCTCCTTCAGTGTTCAGAACCAGTTCAACTCCCAGAACCAGTTCGCTCCTCAGGCCGGCTACGTGACCCCGTCGTTCTTCTTCCCCCCGTCCTCGGAAACCCCAAAGGCCCAAGTGGAGGGCCAGTCACGCTCCTCTACACCTCAGTCTGGAGGAGTTGGAGGCCCAGCGTCCCCACCCCTGTTCCAGTCTCGCTGCAGCTCACCCCTCAACCTGCTAGAGCTGGAGCTGTCGGTGGACAGGCAAGACAGCACAGCGCTCTCCTCTGGAGGACAAGGGAATAATATGGCAGAAAGGGAGAAAGGAGCAAGTGGCAGCCAGGCCAAGGAGAGGGATCTCAAGCAG CCATCTCTCAGTGTCCTTGGTCCACCAGGACCCTTGTATTGCGAGGGCACGTCCTGTGTCTGTGAGCGTTTGTCTTGGGATAAAGTGTTCTCTAGGCTGAGGGCTTGCAGCAAAGAG GCGAGTTCACGTGGCGACGGCAACAACAGCGACGTCAACTCTTTGTCCAGCGACATGTTAGACATTATCCTCCATGAGGACTCCTGCTCGGGCACTGGCTCAGCCACGTCGGGGTCCATGGGCTCACGGTCCAACGGCTGTGGGACTTCAGCGAGTGGGACGTCCAACAGCGGGACATCTCAGAGCAGGACGTCAGGCAGCAGAGGCTCGGCCAGCGGGACCTCCGGCAGTGGAACAG GAAGCAACAACAGTAGCAATTACTTTGGCAGCGTGGACTCATCCCAGAACAGCCAGAAGGTCAACGGTCACAGCGAGGGGAGGCCGATGGAGATGGAGCAGAGCGACCACTACATCAA tgaCATCCAGAGAGTGCTgcaagaggacagagagaagcTGAGACTGCTGCACAAGAGCCAGCCACGATTCtcagaggagcagaagaaggaGCTGTTTGAGGTGCACCCCTGGATGAAGAATGGAGGACTTCCAAAGGCAATAGACATCAAG GTGTGCGCCTGCTGTGAGGGCGCCTCggaggcggcagcagcagcagctgtggtggAGGCGGCGGAGGATCAGCCTGACCTGGACATCGCTGACACAGACACGGAGGAGGTCGGCTGCCAGCAGAGGCCCGGAGAGGAACCCACGAACACTGTTGTCATTTCCTGTCACAGTCCTTCTCTTGGCACAACAAGCGAGACAATAAACTGCTAA
- the per2 gene encoding period circadian protein homolog 2 isoform X2 has translation MSEDSDLKPFRFPVLEDKAGASGCSSMARGSSGCSSMAQLHRMGGYSQGGPDLGLPSEGSDSSGHDTSASPHNHRKNARSRSLREEDVEMKSSGSSGSGTESHGNESHGNESHGNESHGHESSGSSNGNSKDSALLESSESNKSSNSHSPSPPSSSNAFSLLSSEQDNPSTSGCSSQESAKAKTQKEMIKTLKELKLHLPAEKRHNNKSTTLNTLKYALRCVKQVEANEEYYQLQMINDSQPSGLDVSSYTIEEIDSITSEYTLKNNDIFAVAVSLNTGRIVYISDQAASILHCKRDVFKNTKFVEFLTPQDVSVFYSFTTPYRLPSWSMCTGAESSPSDCMQEKSFFCRISGGKECEGNLKYYPFRMTPYLMKVQDTVHAEDQFCCLLLAERVHSGYDAPRIPTDKRIFTTTHTPSCVFQDVDERAVPLLGYLPQDLIGTPVLLHLHPNDRPIMLGIHKKILQYAGQPFDHSSIRFCARNGEYIILDTSWSSFVNPWSRKVSFVIGRHKVRTGPVNEDVFVAPTSTLVEMKNMDSDIQEVTEQIHRLLLQPVHNSGSSGYGSLSRNDHILGMTSSSESLENGHGSKMQQVEEEVSDKARPRTFQEICKGIHLQKSQEQQTTKPHHKKSGGKSVQKSSAVVRPKDSAAPLSLRDTEVTMEESRSSIQEEMPFIDQTGCSYQQISCLDSVVRYLESCNVPITMKRKCQSSSNTTSSNSDDGKQKGSDSMQASEEPALLKDQSGLSALDVRDKKSSDAATAVVGTSLPLPVPNKPESVVSITSQCSYSSTIVHVGDKKPQPESEIIEDVPGTGETVESVHNIWAPPLSAVSPACQERESYKRLGLTKQVLAAHTQKEEQAFLYRFKEHRGLTALRANCSQYLERQRGQMASDSAPAARSLKPGAEPTTRRGTRIKRSKSKRAKQIESSDSTVSRHGRQQLRPPRLNYGLNPTSWSPSETSQSTFPMAYPSVMPGYPLQVYPRDSSAATHTEATLQGCREDQVPRAPPCPSSIHAPPYTAPMVTAPMVTAPMVTTPMVTTPMVTPIVALVLPNYVYPPVATGLPPPQPVFHADTGGFPTQTQPFCQAPFPVQVPFTAPPSFSVQNQFNSQNQFAPQAGYVTPSFFFPPSSETPKAQVEGQSRSSTPQSGGVGGPASPPLFQSRCSSPLNLLELELSVDRQDSTALSSGGQGNNMAEREKGASGSQAKERDLKQPSLSVLGPPGPLYCEGTSCVCERLSWDKVFSRLRACSKEASSRGDGNNSDVNSLSSDMLDIILHEDSCSGTGSATSGSMGSRSNGCGTSASGTSNSGTSQSRTSGSRGSASGTSGSGTGSNNSSNYFGSVDSSQNSQKVNGHSEGRPMEMEQSDHYINDIQRVLQEDREKLRLLHKSQPRFSEEQKKELFEVHPWMKNGGLPKAIDIKVCACCEGASEAAAAAAVVEAAEDQPDLDIADTDTEEVGCQQRPGEEPTNTVVISCHSPSLGTTSETINC, from the exons ATGTCAGAAGATTCAGACCTCAAGCCCTTTCGCTTCCCGGTGCTGGAGGATAAGGCCGGAGCCTCAGGGTGCAGCTCCATGGCAAGGGGGTCCTCAGGGTGCAGCTCCATGGCACAGCTGCACCGGATGGGTGGCTACAGCCAAGGCGGGCCTGACCTCGGCCTCCCATCGGAGGGCAGCGACAGCAGCGGGCACGACACTTCTGCCTCACCACACAACCATCGCAAGAACGCACGCTCCCGATCGCTCCGCGAGGAGGACGTGGAGATGAAGAGCAGTGGGTCCAGTGGGAGTGGAACTGAATCACACGGCAATGAAAGCCACGGCAACGAGAGTCATGGCAACGAGAGCCACGGGCATGAGTCATCAGGGAGCTCCAATGGCAACAGTAAAGACTCAGCACTTCTTGAGTCCTCTGAAAGCAACAAGAG CTCCAACTCCCACAGTCCATCTCCTCCCAGCAGCTCAAATGCCTTCAGTCTGCTGAGCTCAGAGCAGGACAACCCATCAACCAGCGGCTGCAG TAGTCAAGAGTCCGCCAAAGCCAAGACTCAGAAGGAGATGATTAAAACTCTGAAGGAGCTGAAGCTTCACCTGCCCGCTGAGAAGAGACACAATAACAAGTCGACCACATTGAACACCCTCAAGTATGCGCTGCGCTGTGTCAAGCAGGTGGAAG CCAATGAGGAGTATTACCAGCTGCAGATGATCAATGACAGTCAGCCCTCAGGCCTGGATGTATCCTCTTACACGATAGAGGAGATAGACAGCATAACTTCTGAATACACTCTCAAAAACAAT GACATTTTTGCAGTCGCGGTGTCTCTCAACACGGGAAGGATAGTCTACATTTCCGATCAGGCTGCCTCCATCCTCCACTGTAAGAGAGATGTGTTCAAGAACACCAAGTTTGTGGAGTTCCTGACGCCGCAGGACGTCAGTGTGTTTTACAGCTTCACAACGCCTTACCGCCTGCCCTCCTGGAGCATGTGCACTGGAGCAG AGTCATCACCGTCTGACTGCATGCAGGAGAAATCCTTTTTCTGTCGTATCAG TGGTGGGAAGGAGTGCGAGGGGAATCTGAAGTACTATCCGTTCCGTATGACGCCCTACCTGATGAAGGTCCAAGACACTGTGCATGCTGAAGACCAGttctgctgcctcctgctggcTGAGAGAGTCCACTCTGGTTACGATG CACCCAGAATTCCAACAGACAAACGCATCTTCACCACCACGCACACTCCTagttgtgtgtttcaggatgtgGATGAGAG GGCAGTCCCTCTCCTCGGGTACCTCCCCCAGGACCTGATTGGCACACcagtcctcctccacctgcatcCCAATGACCGGCCCATTATGTTGGGTATTCACAAAAAGA TCCTTCAGTACGCAGGGCAACCGTTTGACCATTCGTCCATCCGCTTCTGTGCACGAAATGGCGAATACATCATCCTTGACACCAGCTGGTCCAGTTTCGTTAACCCCTGGAGCCGCAAGGTCTCCTTTGTTATTGGGAGACACAAAGTGCGCAC GGGCCCTGTGAATGAAGATGTTTTCGTAGCCCCGACCTCGACTTTGGTCGAGATGAAGAACATGGACTCTGACATCCAGGAGGTTACTGAGCAGATCCATCGGCTCCTGCTTCAG CCGGTTCATAACAGTGGCTCCAGTGGCTACGGCAGCCTGAGCAGAAATGACCACATTCTGGGCATGACCTCTTCTAGCGAGAGCCTGGAAAACGGCCACGGGAGCAAAATGCAAcaagtggaggaggaagtgagcGACAAAGCCAGACCT CGAACGTTTCAGGAAATCTGTAAAGGAATTCACCTTCAGAAGAGCCAGGAGCAGCAGACAACCAAACCACACCACAAGAAAAGCGGCGGCA AGTCCGTACAGAAGAGCTCAGCGGTGGTGCGGCCCAAAGACTCAGCAGCTCCCCTCAGCTTGAGGGACACGGAGGTCACAATGGAGGAGAGTAGGTCCTCTATTCAGGAGGAGATGCCATTCATTGATCAGACCGGCTGCTCCTACCAGCAGATCAGCTGTCTGGACAGTGTTGTCAG GTACTTGGAGAGCTGTAATGTTCCCATCACCATGAAAAGGAAGTGCCAGTCTTCCTCTAACACCACGTCATCTAACTCAGATGACGGCAAGCAGAAGGGATCTGACAGCATGCAGGCGTCTGAAG AACCAGCCCTGTTGAAGGATCAGTCTGGTCTCTCCGCTTTGGATGTTCGAGACAAAAAGTCCAGTGACGCTGCCACAGCGGTAGTGGGCACCTCGCTGCCCCTACCTGTACCTAACAAACCAGAAAGCGTGGTGTCCATAACCAGCCAGTGTAGCTACAGTAGCACCATAGTGCATGTTGGGGACAAGAAACCTCAGCCCGAGTCAG AGATCATAGAGGATGTCCCGGGGACAGGAGAGACGGTAGAGTCCGTCCACAACATCTGGgctcctcctctttctgctgTTTCCCCTGCCTGTCAGGAGAGGGAGTCCTACAAGAGGCTGGGCTTGACCAAGCAGGTTCTGGCAGCCCATACGCAGAAGGAGGAGCAGGCCTTTCTGTATCGCTTCAAGGAGCATCGCGGACTCACAGCACTCAGGGCAAACTGCTCTCAGTACCTGGAGCGTCAGAGAGGACAGATGGCCAGCGATT CTGCACCAGCCGCTCGCTCTCTCAAGCCGGGTGCCGAGCCCACAACGCGGCGGGGCACACGTATTAAGAGGAGCAAGTCAAAGAGAGCAAAGCAGATCGAGTCCTCGGACAGCACGGTGTCTCGTCACGGGCGACAGCAGCTGCGGCCTCCTCGTCTTAACTACGGACTCAACCCGACCTCTTGGTCTCCCTCTGAAACATCGCAGTCAACTTTCCCCATGGCCTACCCCTCCGTGATGCCCGGCTATCCCCTCCAGGTTTACCCCAGAGACAGCTCCGCAGCTACCCACACAGAAGCCACTCTACAAGGCTGTAGAGAGGATCAGGTCCCCCGTGCTCCACCCTGTCCGTCGTCCATCCATGCGCCTCCCTACACCGCCCCCATGGTCACCGCACCCATGGTCACCGCACCCATGGTCACCACACCCATGGTCACCACACCCATGGTCACCCCCATTGTGGCTCTAGTGCTGCCCAACTATGTGTACCCTCCAGTGGCCACTGGACTGCCACCCCCACAGCCAGTGTTCCACGCAGACACTGGTGGCTTCCCCACCCAAACACAGCCTTTTTGTCAGGCTCCCTTCCCAGTCCAGGTCCCCTTCACAGCTCCTCCCTCCTTCAGTGTTCAGAACCAGTTCAACTCCCAGAACCAGTTCGCTCCTCAGGCCGGCTACGTGACCCCGTCGTTCTTCTTCCCCCCGTCCTCGGAAACCCCAAAGGCCCAAGTGGAGGGCCAGTCACGCTCCTCTACACCTCAGTCTGGAGGAGTTGGAGGCCCAGCGTCCCCACCCCTGTTCCAGTCTCGCTGCAGCTCACCCCTCAACCTGCTAGAGCTGGAGCTGTCGGTGGACAGGCAAGACAGCACAGCGCTCTCCTCTGGAGGACAAGGGAATAATATGGCAGAAAGGGAGAAAGGAGCAAGTGGCAGCCAGGCCAAGGAGAGGGATCTCAAGCAG CCATCTCTCAGTGTCCTTGGTCCACCAGGACCCTTGTATTGCGAGGGCACGTCCTGTGTCTGTGAGCGTTTGTCTTGGGATAAAGTGTTCTCTAGGCTGAGGGCTTGCAGCAAAGAG GCGAGTTCACGTGGCGACGGCAACAACAGCGACGTCAACTCTTTGTCCAGCGACATGTTAGACATTATCCTCCATGAGGACTCCTGCTCGGGCACTGGCTCAGCCACGTCGGGGTCCATGGGCTCACGGTCCAACGGCTGTGGGACTTCAGCGAGTGGGACGTCCAACAGCGGGACATCTCAGAGCAGGACGTCAGGCAGCAGAGGCTCGGCCAGCGGGACCTCCGGCAGTGGAACAG GAAGCAACAACAGTAGCAATTACTTTGGCAGCGTGGACTCATCCCAGAACAGCCAGAAGGTCAACGGTCACAGCGAGGGGAGGCCGATGGAGATGGAGCAGAGCGACCACTACATCAA tgaCATCCAGAGAGTGCTgcaagaggacagagagaagcTGAGACTGCTGCACAAGAGCCAGCCACGATTCtcagaggagcagaagaaggaGCTGTTTGAGGTGCACCCCTGGATGAAGAATGGAGGACTTCCAAAGGCAATAGACATCAAG GTGTGCGCCTGCTGTGAGGGCGCCTCggaggcggcagcagcagcagctgtggtggAGGCGGCGGAGGATCAGCCTGACCTGGACATCGCTGACACAGACACGGAGGAGGTCGGCTGCCAGCAGAGGCCCGGAGAGGAACCCACGAACACTGTTGTCATTTCCTGTCACAGTCCTTCTCTTGGCACAACAAGCGAGACAATAAACTGCTAA